The nucleotide window tttatgagtttgtcgagccttaatcgagtcgggctctagctcaacacgtaacgtaacgatgaatatcaattctattcaagcgagtttgtcgagccttaatcgagtcgagctcgggctcaacatgtaacaatgaatatcaattctattcaaacaagtttatcgaaccttaatcaagtcgagcttgacCTCAATACGTAACTGCGGGGCTTGCTCAAGCTGCTTCCGTCAAGTAATTCTTGaactcgaggtttcattagttgagccgagctcgagctgactgaatgTTCACTCCTATTGAAACCATTAACTGTATTGGTGACAGTTGTTTTTATGatgatttatgtttttttgttttaatgaacTTTTCAAACCCATCCAACTCTGacttatatatatcatgaaTTCGTAAGAGTATCTGAACACACCCCCTATGCAATCCATCAAATAGGTTAGAGGAATCAAAGTTTTCTATACACACAAACACTCACTCACTCATCTAGTCATCTCATTTTTCTCCTCCAAGTCTGATTGCACATATAAAACCGCGACTACTTTACTTAGTCTCGACCAGAGCTACCATTGCAAATCAAGTTCTCATGCTGCAATAATTTACACGAGTACAGTTCTTTATAGCATTGTATAAATCATCAAGGTGCCAAAATTTGTTGGCACTAGAAAAGGAGACGTGCTAACATTTACAAAAGCAGGATGTAGAGATCGTTCTTAACAAACAAACCAACCATGTTATTCGCCAGTCAAAATTTTGACCAAACAACTTCTCCCAGCAAGGGCTCTAACTACTCTGCCTTTGCTGAAGGGCAGTCTAGGAAAGCCGAGTGCCCAAAACGTTTCTTTCATCCATCTGTCTCTTCAATTATAGAGATAAGacttttttcccccttttgcATCCATCCCCTTTTCTGACAGCTCCCTTCCCCCGATTGCAGTAAGAAAAATCTCAGAACTACTGTAAGgagaaaagaagcaaacaagGACCGGACCCCCACTTGTTACAATCTATTAATTTGCATAAAGTAAGATTTAACAGTGCTTAGAAATCCAATCCAACCTCCTTTCCTTACCATGTACATACCTTTCTCTTCCATTGGTGGCCtccaaaaatcctaaaaaatacaaaatccgGACCAGAGATCAGGATTTCCCGAAATCCCATTATCACCACCTGCTAATTCGATTAGTCCAAAACCATTTTACTGATCGAGTTTACCTACCACGCCCATCAATTTAGAGCCTCTCCTCTCTGCTCTTTTTGTCACTCTCATCCATGGCTAAAGAAGCAGAGAGCAAATCCACCCCTTTGAATTTCACACTCactactctctctttgtgtcTCTGAATGTGTGTATAAATACAAGGGAAATCGACCAGCACAACCAGAGCCCCAGATTTTCCCCCTTCTCGtttgtcttctcttctctttcggTGCTGCATTGCCATGGCGAGTCCCTATAGGAAGATGGGTAAGCTGGAGCAGGGCTCGGAAGCCAGCTTGGAAACGGGACAGGTCGATATGGCGGATAAttccaagaggaagaagaggctggCCCTGCTCTGCATTGTGGCCATGGCGTTCCTCTTGGCCTCCGGTGTCGCCGTCGGCCTCTACGTCCGGTCCAGGCGCTCCGGCTCGGGGTCCCGGCAAGGTGCCATCCAGCCGAGCCAGGAGATCGTACTGGCTTGCCGTCAGACTCTGTACCCGAACCTCTGCATCGACTCGCTGGTTGCTTACCCCGGCGCGCAATCGGCCGGGAAGTCCGATCTCGTCCGAATCTCAGTTAACATGACGCTCCAGCACGTGGGCAGGGCGTTCACTGGGCTGACGGAGCTCGCCGGGGTGTCTATGACCGGAATTGCCCGGCAAGCCGTCGACGACTGTCTCGAGCTCCTGGCGAATTCCGTCGACCAGTTGTCGAGGTCGATCGCCGCGGTGGCCGACGGCCGAGGCGGCGCTTCGGACGTCATGACGTGGCTGAGCGCCGCGCTCACGAACCAGGACACGTGCACGGAGGGGATGGGGGAGGGGGCGGAGGACTCGGTGCGGGACCGGGTGGCGGCGGAGCTCCACAACCTGGAGGAGATCGTCAGCAATTGCCTGGCCATCTATGCCATCGCAAGCGGCGACCGCGACTTCGCCGGGGTCCCGATCCAGAACCGGAGGCTACTGGCGGCCGACGCAGAAAGCGAGATTTCTTTTCTGGAAAAAGACGGCTTTCCGTCATGGCTAACAAGCAGGGACAGGGAGCTGTTGGCCATGGAGAACAAGGACGTGCAGGCAGACATGGTGGTGGCCTCGGATGGTAGCGGCACGTACAAGACCATAGAAGAAGCGATCAAGGCCGTGCCGGAGAAAAGCACCAAGCGCACCGTCATCTACGTGAAAGCCGGAAGGTAGAaattcttttactttttaactctttccctctctctctgataTTCACATTCACAAACACACAATTGCTTCTTGAATGACACAAACTGATGGGGCCTGATAAAAATTTTTACATGATCTTTCTACCATCCCCAAAGTCCCCAATTCAATGAATCAGAATGCGATTGATTGGTACAGCGGCACCAACTGAACCAAGTGGCGGTGATTCAATTCTCCGTCAACGAATGTAACCGCGTTCTGCTCTCAACATCAAGAGAAAAGTTGAGCACAATTAGTTTGATGCATTAATTAGTTCATTTCGTTGCATTTAGTTGATTAGAACATACTGTGAAGGGCTGCTTTCTGGTTGAGGTCATCTTGATTGGGTAAGTGCTGAAGATGGCAGCTTTCTTCAATCATTTATGAGGTCGCTGGCAATTCCTTTCTCAAATTTGCAATCGGTCGATTCCCAGAGCGACCACTTTCCAGGAAACCTTCCCTTGAGTGCAGAGTTGCAGAA belongs to Nymphaea colorata isolate Beijing-Zhang1983 chromosome 13, ASM883128v2, whole genome shotgun sequence and includes:
- the LOC116266766 gene encoding probable pectinesterase/pectinesterase inhibitor 34, which gives rise to MASPYRKMGKLEQGSEASLETGQVDMADNSKRKKRLALLCIVAMAFLLASGVAVGLYVRSRRSGSGSRQGAIQPSQEIVLACRQTLYPNLCIDSLVAYPGAQSAGKSDLVRISVNMTLQHVGRAFTGLTELAGVSMTGIARQAVDDCLELLANSVDQLSRSIAAVADGRGGASDVMTWLSAALTNQDTCTEGMGEGAEDSVRDRVAAELHNLEEIVSNCLAIYAIASGDRDFAGVPIQNRRLLAADAESEISFLEKDGFPSWLTSRDRELLAMENKDVQADMVVASDGSGTYKTIEEAIKAVPEKSTKRTVIYVKAGRYQENLKVARKKWNVMIIGDGKGKTVITGSRSVLGGYTTFHSATFAATGTGFIARDITFENTAGPQNHQAVALRIGADHAVVYRCAIIGYQDTLYVHSQRQFYRECDIYGSVDFIFGNAAVVIQNCSIYARKPMENQKNTITAQNRKDPNQNTGISIHMSQIRPAEDLVPFKGKVPTYLGRPWKLYSRVVYMLSYMDDHINPEGWLPWSGTFALDTLYYGEYMNYGPGAAVGKRVQWPGYRVITSPEEASKFTVAQFIYGSSWLPSTGVAFLAGLTQ